In Edaphobacter paludis, a single window of DNA contains:
- a CDS encoding PAS domain S-box protein translates to MFTGSNLPKEDQSPLDRSNLLLEAIVQTSEDPIITKNLDGIITSWNPAAERLFGYKPEEMVGESVLKLIPLSLHHEETAILRKLRAGEHIAHFETTRLTKSGQELSVSLTISPLKDERGRVVGVSKMVRDITPEKRLNEVRLQLAAIVESSDDAIMTKNLSGIITSWNRAAERIFGYSEEEIVGCSILKLIPPDLQSEEQTIIEKIQSGQRIDHFETVRLTKKGERLDVSVTISPLKNSWGKIIGASKVLRNITERKQLERNLLQAEKIAATGKMAATIAHEINNPLESVLNLIYLARMNASDTDQVVGYLHTAEEELLRVSHIAKQTLGYYREHSAAVQVSLSALVMDTLKIYESKLKSAGVRVQTELSSSRQITLRRGEMMQVVSNLVTNAMYAMPSGGTLTASVLDATESGNPGVLLKIEDTGEGIPAECLGKIFEPFFTTRSSIGTGIGLWVATQFVDGHKGKISVQSSVDADSHGTKMSIFLPFDNPYSNSTPSRS, encoded by the coding sequence ATGTTCACAGGCTCGAATCTCCCGAAAGAAGATCAGTCCCCGCTCGACCGTTCCAACCTCTTGCTTGAAGCAATCGTCCAGACTTCCGAAGACCCAATTATCACGAAAAATCTGGACGGGATCATTACAAGCTGGAATCCGGCAGCGGAGCGCCTTTTTGGCTACAAGCCAGAAGAGATGGTTGGAGAGTCCGTCCTGAAGCTCATTCCGCTTTCACTCCATCATGAAGAAACGGCCATTCTTCGCAAATTACGGGCAGGGGAGCACATCGCCCACTTTGAGACAACGAGGCTGACAAAAAGCGGACAAGAGCTGAGTGTTTCGCTGACCATCTCTCCACTTAAAGACGAACGCGGCCGGGTGGTCGGAGTCTCGAAGATGGTTCGGGACATCACTCCCGAGAAGCGATTGAATGAAGTGCGGCTTCAACTGGCGGCGATTGTGGAGTCTTCCGACGATGCAATCATGACCAAGAATCTTTCTGGCATCATTACGAGTTGGAATCGTGCTGCGGAGCGTATCTTCGGATATTCCGAAGAAGAGATTGTCGGCTGTTCGATTCTGAAATTGATTCCTCCTGATCTGCAATCCGAAGAACAGACGATCATAGAAAAGATACAGTCCGGACAACGCATCGATCATTTCGAAACGGTCCGCCTTACCAAGAAGGGGGAGCGGCTGGATGTGTCGGTGACCATCTCTCCGTTGAAGAATTCATGGGGAAAGATCATTGGCGCCTCCAAGGTTCTTCGGAACATTACGGAACGCAAGCAGTTGGAGCGAAACCTGCTGCAAGCAGAGAAGATCGCGGCCACGGGTAAGATGGCGGCGACGATTGCCCATGAGATCAACAACCCGCTGGAATCGGTATTGAACCTGATTTATCTGGCCAGGATGAATGCGTCCGACACTGATCAGGTCGTCGGCTATCTGCACACTGCCGAGGAAGAGCTTCTGCGCGTCTCCCACATCGCAAAGCAAACGCTGGGTTACTACCGGGAGCACTCGGCGGCGGTCCAAGTGTCGTTATCAGCGTTGGTCATGGACACACTCAAGATTTACGAGTCAAAACTGAAGTCGGCCGGCGTCCGGGTCCAAACAGAGCTTAGCTCCAGTCGGCAGATTACGTTGAGAAGGGGAGAGATGATGCAGGTCGTCTCGAACCTTGTCACCAATGCGATGTATGCGATGCCGTCCGGCGGCACGCTGACGGCTTCCGTGCTGGATGCAACGGAGTCAGGGAACCCTGGTGTCCTTTTGAAGATAGAAGATACTGGCGAAGGTATTCCTGCTGAGTGTCTCGGAAAGATCTTTGAACCGTTCTTCACCACCCGTAGTTCGATTGGGACTGGAATTGGGCTTTGGGTCGCAACCCAGTTTGTCGATGGCCACAAGGGGAAAATCAGCGTCCAGAGCAGCGTAGACGCTGATTCTCATGGTACGAAGATGTCGATATTTTTGCCTTTCGACAATCCTTATAGCAATAGCACTCCCTCCCGCAGTTAG
- the trmFO gene encoding methylenetetrahydrofolate--tRNA-(uracil(54)-C(5))-methyltransferase (FADH(2)-oxidizing) TrmFO → MAERTTKRIKVIGGGLAGPEAALQAARLGCEVDLYEMRPTRSTEAHQTGDFAELVCSNSLKSESENTAPWLLKQEMRRAGSILLAEADASAVPAGHALAVDRVEFSRRVAERIAAEPRITVHREEVLTLDENDPNTITILASGPLTSPALAAELQRLTGRDQLAFYDSISPIVDASTINIDRVYFAARYDKGTADYINCPFTKEEYDTFLDALISAEAVPAKSWEQIPTQQTSGAPFVTASSSRVGSTEASPATPEKLHYFEGCLPIEETARRGRDTLRFGPMKPVGLTDPKTGRWPYAVVQLRQENLRADSYNLVGFQNHLKFGEQNRVLKLIPGLENATFLRYGQIHRNTYINAPTLLTETLQLRAHPSIMIAGQLSGVEGYTESIASGMLAGRYAASLAQGNAPTPAPRASANGSLTHYITHAEGKRFQPANITFDLLIPLEEELRKKIRDKKERHKLQCDRALEVWDKWLTAPTE, encoded by the coding sequence TTGGCAGAACGTACAACAAAGCGAATCAAAGTCATCGGCGGAGGTCTCGCCGGTCCCGAAGCCGCGCTGCAAGCCGCCCGTCTCGGCTGCGAAGTCGACCTCTACGAGATGCGCCCGACGCGCTCCACCGAAGCGCACCAGACCGGCGACTTCGCCGAACTCGTCTGCTCCAACTCCCTTAAGTCCGAGTCCGAAAATACCGCGCCCTGGCTCCTGAAACAAGAGATGCGCCGCGCCGGCTCCATTCTCCTCGCCGAAGCCGACGCCTCCGCCGTTCCCGCGGGTCACGCGCTCGCCGTCGACCGGGTCGAGTTCTCTCGCCGCGTAGCCGAGCGCATCGCGGCTGAGCCTCGCATCACCGTCCACCGCGAAGAAGTTCTGACCCTCGACGAGAACGATCCCAACACCATCACCATTCTCGCCAGCGGCCCGCTCACCTCGCCCGCGCTCGCCGCCGAACTTCAGCGGCTCACCGGTCGTGACCAGCTTGCCTTCTACGACAGCATCAGCCCCATCGTCGACGCCAGCACCATCAACATAGACCGCGTCTATTTCGCCGCCCGCTACGACAAAGGCACGGCAGACTACATCAACTGCCCCTTCACCAAAGAGGAATACGACACCTTCCTCGACGCCCTCATCTCCGCCGAAGCCGTGCCCGCCAAATCCTGGGAGCAAATCCCTACCCAACAAACCTCGGGTGCCCCATTCGTGACGGCTTCATCGTCACGAGTGGGTTCCACAGAAGCCTCTCCTGCCACTCCCGAAAAGCTCCACTACTTCGAGGGCTGCCTTCCCATCGAAGAGACCGCCCGCCGCGGCCGCGACACTCTCCGCTTTGGCCCCATGAAGCCGGTCGGCCTCACCGATCCCAAAACCGGTCGCTGGCCCTACGCCGTCGTCCAGCTCCGCCAGGAGAACCTCCGCGCGGACAGCTACAACCTCGTCGGCTTTCAGAACCACCTGAAGTTCGGCGAACAGAATCGCGTCCTCAAACTCATCCCCGGCCTCGAAAACGCGACCTTCCTGCGCTACGGCCAGATTCACCGCAACACCTACATCAACGCGCCCACGCTGCTCACCGAAACCTTGCAGTTAAGAGCGCACCCCAGCATCATGATCGCCGGACAGCTCAGCGGAGTCGAAGGCTACACCGAATCCATCGCCTCAGGAATGCTCGCCGGACGCTACGCCGCATCCCTCGCTCAAGGCAACGCTCCGACTCCCGCGCCCCGAGCCAGCGCCAACGGCTCGCTCACCCACTACATCACCCACGCCGAAGGCAAGCGCTTCCAACCCGCCAACATCACCTTCGACCTGCTGATCCCACTCGAAGAAGAGCTACGCAAAAAGATCCGCGACAAAAAAGAACGCCACAAACTCCAATGCGACCGCGCCCTAGAGGTATGGGACAAATGGCTGACCGCACCCACTGAATGA
- the der gene encoding ribosome biogenesis GTPase Der, which produces MAQKDDRKRLGKKHRQAKTRPKKGRAPRVAPTTGAVDPRKRKVLATKKAAAAKAKLVSKRSPEFETKKTLRPAQSTRPTDGIVGRQTPRSSNVAGRENIGADDWREAESIAAQLSTVTESAEAQELPLIAVCGRPNVGKSTLFNRLTGSRRSIVGDEPGITRDRIYGEIEWAGRDARIVDTGGVVPDDEALIPSEIFRQAQVALEEADSIVMVVDGRTELASPDMELARLLLRGGKPVFLAVNKMDTEAMQSQAENFRRLGFRNVLAISAEHGSGIGDLLDEVFASLPPEEVDEEPTEVMLTAADEMAEDEDGPQPVRKLRTHGDYVQKETKIAIIGRPNVGKSTLLNALTGTDRAIVSPIAGTTRDAVDEVVERGGHSFRFVDTAGIRRKGKTKLMAEKLSVVMARKHLEAADVSLLVIDAVEGVTALDANIGGYAHESGRSVIIVVNKWDLMTTARTDGKPPADIKIYEQQVRDALKYLEYAPLLFISASEGMNIESVFKKVELVSRERRKRVTTGQMNRFLEKVDFQKASVPMAKRIRIYYMTQAAVAPPTFVLFTDKDVKMHFSFERFLANQIRDNFGFIGSPIWFKIKARNKKKKED; this is translated from the coding sequence GTGGCACAAAAAGACGATAGGAAGCGGTTAGGCAAAAAACACAGGCAGGCGAAGACTCGACCCAAGAAGGGTCGCGCACCACGTGTCGCTCCAACGACTGGAGCTGTAGACCCGCGTAAGCGGAAGGTGCTGGCGACCAAGAAGGCAGCCGCCGCAAAGGCAAAGCTGGTCTCGAAGCGCTCCCCGGAATTTGAGACGAAGAAGACCCTGCGGCCCGCGCAAAGCACGCGACCCACCGACGGAATCGTTGGGCGGCAGACACCGCGCTCCTCGAACGTCGCCGGGCGAGAAAACATTGGCGCGGATGACTGGCGCGAGGCCGAGTCAATCGCTGCGCAGTTATCGACTGTAACCGAAAGCGCCGAAGCACAGGAACTGCCGCTGATTGCGGTCTGCGGCCGTCCAAACGTCGGCAAGAGCACGTTATTCAACCGTCTGACGGGATCGCGGCGATCGATTGTCGGCGACGAGCCCGGAATCACGCGTGACCGCATCTATGGCGAGATCGAGTGGGCGGGACGCGATGCGCGCATCGTCGATACAGGCGGCGTTGTTCCCGATGATGAGGCGCTGATTCCCAGCGAGATCTTCCGTCAGGCGCAGGTTGCGCTCGAAGAGGCTGACTCGATCGTCATGGTCGTCGACGGACGCACGGAACTGGCTTCGCCGGACATGGAACTGGCGCGGTTGCTGCTGCGCGGTGGCAAGCCGGTGTTTCTGGCCGTGAATAAGATGGACACCGAAGCGATGCAGTCTCAGGCGGAGAACTTCCGGCGCCTGGGCTTCCGCAATGTGCTGGCGATTTCGGCAGAGCATGGCAGCGGCATCGGCGATCTTCTGGATGAGGTATTTGCTTCGCTGCCTCCTGAAGAGGTCGACGAAGAGCCGACCGAAGTGATGCTGACCGCGGCAGATGAGATGGCCGAGGATGAAGACGGACCGCAGCCAGTGAGGAAGCTGCGGACGCATGGCGATTATGTGCAGAAGGAGACCAAGATTGCCATCATTGGCCGTCCGAACGTGGGCAAGAGTACGCTACTGAACGCTCTGACGGGAACCGACCGTGCGATTGTGTCGCCAATTGCCGGGACGACGCGCGATGCTGTCGATGAGGTCGTCGAGCGCGGCGGACACAGCTTCCGATTTGTGGATACGGCCGGAATTCGGCGCAAGGGCAAGACCAAGCTGATGGCTGAGAAGCTGTCGGTCGTGATGGCGCGGAAGCATCTTGAAGCAGCAGATGTTTCGCTGCTGGTGATCGATGCAGTCGAAGGTGTGACGGCGCTGGATGCGAACATCGGCGGCTACGCGCATGAGAGCGGACGCAGCGTCATCATCGTGGTGAATAAGTGGGACTTGATGACGACGGCGCGAACCGATGGCAAACCGCCTGCTGATATCAAGATCTACGAGCAGCAGGTGCGGGATGCGCTGAAGTATCTGGAATATGCTCCGCTGCTGTTTATCTCGGCGTCGGAAGGTATGAATATCGAGTCGGTCTTCAAGAAGGTGGAGCTGGTTTCGCGGGAGCGGCGCAAGCGCGTGACAACCGGGCAGATGAACCGGTTTCTGGAGAAGGTTGATTTCCAGAAGGCTTCGGTTCCGATGGCGAAGCGGATTCGGATCTACTACATGACGCAGGCTGCTGTTGCTCCGCCGACATTTGTGCTCTTCACAGATAAGGATGTGAAGATGCACTTCTCGTTCGAGCGGTTTCTGGCGAATCAGATCCGAGATAACTTCGGGTTCATCGGATCGCCGATCTGGTTCAAGATTAAGGCTCGGAATAAGAAGAAGAAAGAAGATTAG